In one window of Leptospira sp. GIMC2001 DNA:
- a CDS encoding LpxI family protein, which translates to MSLNRLGIIAGGGELPFIALQEAIQMGEDPILLGLRESDFDPNIEPKRTIQVHLTKIGEILKICKKQKINRILLTGKVRKELLFKGLKFDLKAISILAKTINKNDHPLFLAVAEEFTKYGIEFESQKKFLSSLLLEQGRYTKSKLSTNEMNDIEFGMDYASKMANLDVGQSVVVLDRSVVAVEAAEGTDETIRRGGFYTAKKGTAIVCKSSKRNQDPRFDLPTIGIHTLQTMLEAKCKTLAFREGETIVVRPQDTIAFAEKNKLNLVCYGTKGKKAINEYKKIR; encoded by the coding sequence TTGTCTCTTAACAGATTAGGAATTATCGCTGGTGGCGGTGAGTTACCATTTATTGCTTTGCAAGAAGCAATTCAAATGGGTGAAGACCCAATTCTTTTGGGATTGAGAGAATCAGACTTCGATCCAAATATTGAACCAAAGAGGACTATCCAAGTCCACCTAACTAAGATTGGCGAGATTCTCAAAATTTGCAAAAAGCAAAAAATCAATCGTATCTTACTTACTGGAAAAGTAAGAAAAGAACTTTTATTCAAAGGACTCAAATTTGATTTAAAAGCGATTTCCATTCTTGCAAAAACCATCAATAAGAATGATCATCCTTTATTTCTTGCGGTTGCTGAAGAGTTCACGAAGTATGGAATAGAATTTGAATCGCAGAAAAAATTTCTTTCCTCATTACTTCTTGAACAAGGTAGATATACTAAATCCAAACTTTCTACCAATGAAATGAATGATATAGAATTTGGAATGGATTACGCTAGTAAAATGGCCAATTTGGATGTTGGTCAATCTGTAGTAGTTCTTGACAGGTCCGTTGTTGCAGTTGAAGCTGCAGAAGGAACCGATGAGACAATTCGTCGCGGTGGATTTTATACTGCAAAGAAAGGCACAGCAATCGTATGCAAGTCCTCTAAGCGCAACCAAGATCCAAGATTTGACCTACCGACCATTGGGATTCATACCTTGCAAACAATGCTTGAAGCTAAATGTAAGACTCTTGCTTTTCGTGAGGGTGAAACCATTGTGGTCAGACCGCAAGATACGATAGCATTTGCTGAGAAGAATAAATTGAATCTGGTTTGTTATGGAACAAAAGGCAAAAAAGCAATCAACGAATATAAAAAAATCCGCTGA
- a CDS encoding TolC family protein yields MMIVRFLLTSIIILSLTTCSSGQKNDSSQGDDALTESADGQEDSKSQATISKSSDDNLDRTKNQSNPNSADGVSLTLDEAIRRALDNDPKVLRKKLELSKADTDELKNQGKYSWRVVADASIDQKKNPFNQSTIFTGTKTQTNEYNTGIEKLFSTGTYFKVNVGSTRFDSNAFEDQFRNPPGFSGLGIGPLYTGSVTATIAQDLLKNGFGYKERKTEQILENNSLIRKEELEQELSNIIVESLVDYWDYSVKENSVVTFEQLLNNTKNVRNLTIRKQGLGLSENFEVNQWNALLAQAESQLANAKVDRDEAKRKLLRTLNLPADTNFSKVTPLVEDLPKTIDYKRDLEYAYNHRADFRNMARKKENAELAMKMANNDALPTLKVSGSYGYQAQNLVSPQENFTSKNQGVSSEKYPIQQGAIDFSYPLFDKGVKAGIRDAEIQKRQANIEEDDLVRVVADDVKTKIDVLKATYTIYKNAENTEQESRKYYNGVLRSFQQGRFNAVSVKNALDSLVQDQLSMIRAKVDYNINLHRYYVSKNSLFEEYKIDKDKLVPSNNL; encoded by the coding sequence ATGATGATCGTACGATTTCTACTTACCTCAATTATTATACTATCTCTCACAACCTGTTCTTCGGGACAAAAAAACGATTCCTCTCAAGGGGATGATGCTCTGACTGAATCGGCAGATGGTCAGGAAGATTCCAAATCTCAGGCAACTATTTCTAAATCCTCCGATGACAATTTGGATAGAACCAAAAACCAAAGTAATCCCAATTCAGCAGATGGGGTCAGTCTCACTTTAGATGAGGCAATTCGAAGAGCCTTAGATAATGATCCGAAAGTTTTACGCAAGAAATTAGAATTATCGAAAGCCGATACAGATGAACTAAAGAACCAAGGAAAGTATTCTTGGAGAGTCGTTGCTGATGCAAGCATTGACCAGAAAAAGAATCCATTCAACCAGAGCACGATTTTTACTGGAACCAAGACTCAGACGAATGAGTACAATACTGGAATTGAGAAACTGTTTAGTACAGGAACGTATTTCAAAGTGAATGTAGGAAGCACAAGATTTGACTCAAATGCTTTTGAAGATCAATTTAGAAATCCACCAGGATTCAGCGGCTTAGGTATTGGCCCTTTGTATACTGGTTCGGTTACAGCGACTATCGCACAGGATCTATTGAAAAATGGATTTGGATACAAAGAAAGAAAGACCGAACAGATTCTGGAAAACAATTCTTTGATTCGTAAAGAAGAACTGGAACAAGAGCTTTCTAATATCATAGTAGAATCTTTGGTTGATTATTGGGATTACTCTGTAAAAGAGAATTCTGTTGTTACATTTGAGCAACTTCTCAACAATACAAAGAATGTAAGAAATCTTACCATACGAAAACAAGGCCTTGGTTTATCAGAGAATTTTGAAGTGAACCAATGGAACGCCCTTCTCGCTCAAGCAGAAAGCCAATTAGCTAATGCAAAAGTAGATCGAGATGAAGCGAAACGAAAACTTCTTCGAACTCTAAACCTTCCGGCAGATACCAACTTTTCCAAAGTGACTCCTTTGGTAGAAGATCTCCCTAAGACGATTGATTATAAAAGAGATTTAGAATATGCTTATAATCATCGAGCTGATTTTCGAAATATGGCAAGAAAGAAAGAAAATGCAGAACTTGCGATGAAAATGGCGAATAATGACGCTTTGCCAACACTAAAAGTATCCGGAAGTTACGGCTACCAAGCGCAAAATCTCGTTAGCCCTCAAGAAAACTTTACAAGCAAAAACCAAGGCGTGTCTTCAGAAAAATATCCAATACAGCAAGGTGCGATCGATTTCTCTTACCCTTTATTTGATAAAGGAGTCAAAGCGGGAATAAGAGATGCAGAAATTCAAAAAAGACAAGCAAATATAGAAGAAGACGATCTAGTTCGAGTTGTAGCTGATGATGTAAAAACAAAAATCGATGTTCTAAAAGCTACTTATACCATTTACAAAAATGCAGAAAATACGGAACAAGAATCCAGAAAATACTACAATGGTGTTCTCCGTAGTTTTCAGCAAGGTCGATTCAACGCGGTGTCCGTTAAGAATGCTCTTGATTCATTAGTTCAAGATCAACTCAGTATGATACGTGCAAAAGTGGACTACAATATCAACCTTCATAGATACTACGTCTCTAAAAATTCCCTATTTGAAGAATATAAAATTGACAAGGATAAATTGGTTCCTTCCAATAATCTGTGA
- the sucD gene encoding succinate--CoA ligase subunit alpha yields the protein MAVLVDEKTRVVVQGITGKEGSFHATQMLEYGTKLIAGVTPGKGGSKWESKVPVFNSIGDAMKDEGANAAVIFVPPPFAADAILEGIFAEIPLIVCITEGIPTHDMLKVYSVLRNSKTKLVGPNCPGVITPRAKQKLGIMPGFIHSPGTIGLVSRSGTLTYESVAQITKQGLGQSTCIGIGGDPVPGMNHYEAVKLLNEDPETEGIVMIGEIGGTSEEEAAAYIKEFVKKPVVGFIAGQTAPPGKRMGHAGAIISGGLGTAESKMKAMKDAGIHVCQSIAEVGEKMKAAIGK from the coding sequence ATGGCTGTTTTAGTAGATGAAAAAACAAGAGTCGTAGTCCAAGGAATCACGGGTAAGGAAGGATCTTTCCACGCAACCCAGATGTTGGAATACGGAACAAAACTGATTGCCGGTGTTACTCCGGGTAAAGGTGGATCCAAATGGGAATCTAAAGTTCCTGTTTTCAATAGCATCGGAGATGCAATGAAAGATGAAGGAGCAAATGCTGCCGTAATTTTTGTTCCACCTCCATTTGCAGCTGATGCAATTCTCGAAGGTATATTTGCAGAAATCCCATTGATTGTTTGTATCACAGAAGGAATTCCGACTCACGATATGCTAAAAGTGTACAGCGTCCTTCGTAATTCCAAAACCAAATTGGTAGGACCAAACTGTCCAGGAGTGATCACTCCAAGAGCGAAACAAAAACTAGGAATTATGCCAGGCTTCATTCACTCACCAGGCACAATTGGTTTGGTTTCTCGTTCTGGAACATTGACTTACGAATCAGTAGCTCAGATAACAAAACAAGGTCTAGGTCAATCGACTTGTATTGGAATCGGCGGAGATCCAGTTCCTGGAATGAATCATTATGAAGCTGTAAAACTTCTGAATGAAGATCCAGAAACTGAAGGTATTGTGATGATTGGTGAGATCGGCGGAACTTCTGAAGAAGAAGCTGCAGCTTACATCAAAGAATTTGTCAAAAAACCAGTAGTTGGATTCATTGCAGGTCAAACTGCACCACCAGGTAAGAGAATGGGACATGCCGGAGCGATTATTTCTGGCGGTCTCGGAACTGCCGAGTCGAAAATGAAAGCAATGAAGGATGCTGGAATTCATGTATGCCAGTCGATTGCAGAAGTTGGAGAAAAAATGAAGGCGGCAATCGGTAAATAA
- the sucC gene encoding ADP-forming succinate--CoA ligase subunit beta — MKVHEYQAKEILKRHKANVPFGVVIDKKEDFEKAYSEVSQKSPVVVVKAQIHAGGRGKGGGVKVAKTKDDAKAAAEKILGMQLITPQTGAEGKKVLKIYLEQGLEIAKEYYISILLDRSLRKTIIMASTEGGMEIEEVAEHTPEKILKVVVDPGIGVQPNQVRKLAFDLNIPAEAQKSFMDLVLKAYTAYIAEDLALLEVNPLILTKQNEIIAGDCKMDLDENAMYRHPDNINYRDKSEEDPLELQASEFNLNYVKLDGNIGCMVNGAGLAMATMDIVKLAGAEPANFLDVGGGANVTTVTNGFKIILGDPNVKGIFVNIFGGIVRCNMVAEGIIEAAKAVDLSVPLVVRLQGTNAELGREILNKSGLKITGVDDLREAAQTIAKMIK, encoded by the coding sequence ATGAAAGTTCACGAATACCAAGCCAAAGAGATCCTCAAGAGACACAAGGCGAATGTGCCCTTCGGTGTCGTAATCGATAAAAAAGAAGACTTCGAAAAAGCATATTCGGAAGTCTCACAAAAGTCCCCCGTAGTTGTTGTAAAAGCACAGATTCACGCAGGTGGACGCGGAAAAGGCGGTGGAGTCAAGGTTGCCAAAACCAAAGACGATGCCAAAGCAGCAGCTGAGAAAATTCTCGGAATGCAACTCATCACCCCGCAGACCGGTGCTGAAGGGAAAAAGGTTTTAAAAATCTACCTTGAGCAAGGTTTAGAAATTGCAAAAGAATACTATATTTCTATCCTTCTAGATCGTTCACTTCGCAAAACAATCATCATGGCATCTACTGAAGGTGGTATGGAGATTGAAGAAGTAGCAGAACATACTCCAGAGAAAATCCTAAAAGTTGTTGTCGATCCAGGAATTGGAGTTCAACCAAACCAAGTTCGTAAACTTGCTTTTGACTTGAACATTCCAGCGGAAGCTCAGAAATCTTTTATGGATCTCGTTCTCAAAGCATACACAGCTTATATCGCAGAAGACTTAGCACTGCTTGAAGTGAATCCTCTGATTTTGACTAAGCAGAATGAAATCATCGCTGGTGACTGCAAGATGGATCTAGATGAGAACGCAATGTATCGTCATCCAGACAATATCAATTATAGAGACAAATCGGAAGAAGATCCTCTAGAATTGCAAGCGAGTGAATTCAATCTTAACTATGTAAAACTAGACGGTAACATCGGTTGCATGGTCAACGGTGCAGGACTTGCTATGGCAACCATGGACATCGTTAAACTTGCTGGTGCTGAACCTGCAAACTTCTTGGACGTCGGCGGTGGAGCAAATGTAACTACTGTTACTAATGGTTTCAAAATCATCTTAGGTGATCCGAACGTAAAAGGTATCTTCGTAAATATTTTTGGCGGAATTGTTCGATGCAATATGGTTGCGGAAGGAATCATTGAAGCTGCAAAAGCCGTAGATCTTAGTGTCCCACTCGTAGTTCGTCTCCAAGGAACCAATGCAGAATTGGGTCGTGAGATTTTGAACAAAAGTGGATTGAAAATCACAGGTGTAGATGATCTGCGTGAAGCAGCACAGACTATCGCCAAAATGATCAAATAG
- the ruvA gene encoding Holliday junction branch migration protein RuvA — protein sequence MIASLRGNVLRLEMGHVILETASGVGYEIQIPFPTHLHLKSLPENANIVLHIYHSITDRSQKLFGFLTARDRELFRLMKSFNGIGEQTSLKILSFYDADALFNIAKAENKQALEKIPKVKGKTSEKVLFELKQNLKKLESFLSDHFVEDETISTQESLDSQLELAILGLVQLGFDEKTSKKEAESRWKAGLKEASLIIGDVLKNL from the coding sequence ATGATAGCAAGCTTACGCGGAAATGTTCTTAGATTGGAAATGGGTCATGTAATTTTGGAAACTGCTAGTGGAGTCGGTTACGAGATTCAAATTCCTTTTCCGACTCATCTTCATCTGAAATCCCTTCCCGAAAATGCAAATATAGTTTTGCATATCTATCACTCGATTACAGACAGAAGCCAAAAATTATTTGGATTTCTTACCGCACGTGATCGCGAGCTTTTTCGGCTTATGAAGTCTTTCAATGGAATCGGAGAACAGACTTCGCTTAAAATACTTTCTTTCTATGATGCAGATGCCCTATTCAATATCGCAAAAGCTGAGAACAAGCAAGCCTTAGAAAAAATTCCCAAGGTAAAAGGGAAAACTTCTGAGAAAGTTTTATTCGAACTCAAACAGAATTTAAAGAAGCTAGAGAGTTTTCTTTCAGATCACTTCGTTGAAGATGAAACCATATCAACTCAAGAATCCTTGGATTCACAACTGGAATTGGCTATACTAGGACTTGTGCAACTGGGTTTTGATGAGAAAACTTCCAAGAAAGAAGCTGAATCACGCTGGAAAGCTGGGCTCAAAGAAGCATCCCTCATTATCGGAGATGTTCTTAAGAATCTCTGA
- a CDS encoding NAD-dependent epimerase/dehydratase family protein, giving the protein MNSKKILISGTNGFLGSFLMKSKFSEIHELIPVSRNSENRIVTSVIEKSQSELPINKPVKFPSMNNADVAIHLAGLAHETKNASDRNSYFQANVELTESFLHSASELGVKHFLFFSTIKVYGEGFSNDAIKEDSKPSPSDIYSETKLLAEELIQKKANSLGMSYTIIRPPLVYGPNPKANILSIMNWIQKGYPIPISSRLNRRSFVSTYNIESMLLQILESKASKNQIFLVQDPSPFSTLDLIEFIAEAFGKNSRTLKIPHNLGKIIFSALGKGRAWDKLNGDLYMDDRSSRDKLSWSPPHSTREGIYSMVQGLFKI; this is encoded by the coding sequence ATGAACTCCAAAAAAATTCTAATCTCAGGTACAAACGGATTTCTAGGAAGCTTTCTTATGAAATCAAAATTTTCAGAAATTCATGAACTGATTCCAGTTTCCAGAAATTCAGAGAATCGCATCGTTACTTCAGTGATCGAAAAATCGCAGAGTGAGCTTCCAATAAATAAACCAGTAAAATTTCCCAGCATGAACAATGCAGATGTTGCGATTCATCTTGCTGGACTTGCACATGAAACCAAAAATGCATCCGATCGCAATTCCTACTTCCAAGCAAATGTTGAACTCACAGAATCTTTTTTACACTCTGCATCCGAGCTCGGTGTAAAACATTTTCTTTTCTTTTCTACAATCAAAGTCTATGGAGAAGGTTTTAGCAATGATGCCATAAAGGAAGATTCGAAACCTTCACCTTCGGATATTTATTCCGAGACAAAATTGCTTGCTGAAGAGTTGATCCAGAAGAAAGCAAATTCACTGGGAATGTCTTATACAATCATTCGTCCGCCACTTGTCTATGGTCCAAATCCAAAGGCAAATATTCTATCCATTATGAATTGGATTCAGAAAGGTTATCCAATTCCAATATCGAGTCGATTGAACCGACGTAGTTTTGTTTCGACCTACAATATTGAATCCATGCTCTTACAAATCCTGGAGAGTAAAGCATCCAAGAATCAAATTTTTCTTGTTCAAGATCCAAGTCCTTTTTCTACTCTGGATTTGATTGAATTTATCGCAGAGGCTTTTGGGAAAAATTCCCGCACTCTGAAGATTCCCCATAATTTGGGTAAGATCATTTTTTCTGCACTAGGTAAGGGAAGAGCTTGGGACAAATTGAATGGAGATTTATACATGGATGATCGATCTAGTCGAGACAAATTGTCGTGGTCTCCACCTCATTCGACCCGCGAAGGCATTTATTCCATGGTTCAAGGCTTGTTCAAAATTTGA
- a CDS encoding MraY family glycosyltransferase: MILRKKEIYDHPNHRSSHMIPTPRGGGIGIFIAFILVFGWSLDWTSPDFALSDWTWFFLGAVSIFWIGIWDDFHSARRRTRLAIQLFASVCLLLWLMDPFQKWIYSLSQMAILSRIFSDYPIHLLGQLQFISVLMQIVILIGFVWVINLYNFMDGINGIAGLQSAFMGLSISFLVYTSHGYSEIVLGFLVLAFASLGFLVWNFPIAKVFLGDCGSNFIGYMLAGFSAWSYLSGSIEIWSLLVLSSLFWIDATFTLFKRAYRRERIFDAHKDHVYQILSRLWNSHSYVSLLFLFINCFILFPISVWIQSNPDWGWYVFLGLMILYLGIYTFLSNLSHKTNGTRTTT; the protein is encoded by the coding sequence ATGATCCTTCGAAAAAAGGAAATCTATGATCATCCTAACCATCGTAGCTCACATATGATTCCCACACCAAGAGGTGGCGGAATTGGAATCTTTATCGCATTTATTCTTGTTTTTGGTTGGAGTCTCGATTGGACTTCGCCCGATTTCGCGTTGAGTGATTGGACTTGGTTTTTTCTTGGTGCAGTCAGCATTTTCTGGATCGGGATTTGGGATGATTTTCATTCGGCAAGAAGACGAACAAGACTTGCCATTCAACTCTTTGCTAGTGTTTGTCTTCTTCTATGGTTGATGGATCCTTTTCAAAAATGGATTTATAGCCTTTCGCAAATGGCGATTTTAAGTAGAATTTTTTCTGATTATCCCATCCATCTACTAGGTCAGTTGCAATTCATTTCCGTTCTCATGCAGATTGTTATTCTCATTGGCTTTGTATGGGTGATCAACCTATACAATTTCATGGATGGAATCAATGGAATCGCTGGTTTGCAGTCAGCATTTATGGGACTGTCCATTTCCTTTTTGGTTTATACATCTCATGGATATTCTGAGATCGTTTTAGGTTTTCTCGTTTTGGCTTTTGCAAGCTTAGGTTTCTTGGTTTGGAATTTTCCCATCGCAAAAGTATTCTTAGGTGACTGTGGAAGCAATTTTATTGGCTATATGCTTGCTGGATTTTCGGCATGGTCCTATCTATCTGGTTCTATAGAAATTTGGAGTTTGCTTGTTTTGAGCTCGCTTTTCTGGATCGATGCAACTTTTACACTTTTCAAAAGAGCCTATAGACGAGAGCGAATTTTCGATGCACATAAAGATCATGTCTACCAGATCCTATCCAGATTATGGAATAGTCATAGTTATGTGAGTCTTTTGTTTTTATTTATAAACTGTTTTATCCTTTTTCCCATCTCAGTATGGATTCAATCCAATCCAGATTGGGGTTGGTATGTATTTCTTGGATTGATGATTCTTTATTTAGGAATTTATACTTTTCTTAGCAATCTTTCGCACAAAACCAATGGCACCAGAACTACAACATAA
- a CDS encoding MarR family EPS-associated transcriptional regulator, whose amino-acid sequence MAPELQHKLLRVLQNSPNISQRELSEVLGISLGRANFCLQALIEKGFIKAKNFKNNKNKLSYVYLLTPQGLQEKAELTRKFFEIKKREYEELKKEVEALNLPEEPPEQNKEIPVIG is encoded by the coding sequence ATGGCACCAGAACTACAACATAAACTATTAAGAGTTCTTCAGAACAGTCCCAACATTTCGCAGCGTGAGTTGTCGGAAGTTTTGGGTATTAGTTTGGGACGTGCCAATTTTTGTCTCCAAGCTTTGATTGAAAAAGGATTTATCAAAGCAAAAAATTTTAAGAATAATAAAAACAAACTTTCTTATGTATATCTTCTTACTCCTCAGGGATTGCAAGAGAAGGCAGAATTAACTAGGAAATTTTTTGAAATCAAGAAAAGAGAATACGAAGAATTGAAAAAAGAAGTGGAAGCGCTCAATCTTCCTGAAGAACCACCTGAGCAAAACAAAGAAATTCCCGTAATTGGATAA
- the rfbD gene encoding dTDP-4-dehydrorhamnose reductase, which yields MSIILVTGCNGQLGYELQMLSDVMENSDHFLFLDKSQLDITDKSAIEKIFAENKIISVVNAAAYTAVDLAEKEKDLCHKVNVDGARNLAEVSADHKVKFIHVSTDFVFDGSKSTPYKEDDAKNPLGVYGSTKSQGEDEVLKAYPNSLIIRTSWVYSSYGKNFFTTILRLGQEKEEIKVVADQIGTPTWARDLAWFVYEALGTNASGIYHFTNEGVASWYDFAHTIVDAMGLDCNVLPITTEQYPTAAKRPSYSVLNKEKTRKEFGFENNHWRDAVLALAAELMDGMDEGEEEE from the coding sequence ATGAGTATAATTTTAGTAACAGGCTGTAATGGACAATTGGGTTATGAGCTTCAGATGTTGTCTGATGTGATGGAGAATTCCGATCATTTTCTATTTCTTGATAAGAGTCAATTGGATATTACTGACAAATCAGCAATCGAGAAAATTTTTGCAGAAAACAAAATCATCTCGGTGGTTAATGCAGCAGCCTACACAGCTGTTGACTTGGCTGAGAAAGAAAAGGATCTCTGTCATAAAGTAAATGTTGATGGTGCAAGGAATTTAGCTGAAGTATCTGCTGATCATAAAGTTAAATTCATTCATGTATCTACAGATTTTGTTTTCGATGGTTCCAAATCAACTCCTTACAAAGAGGATGATGCAAAGAATCCCCTCGGTGTCTATGGATCAACAAAGTCTCAAGGAGAAGACGAAGTTCTAAAGGCGTATCCAAATTCACTCATCATTCGTACGTCTTGGGTCTACTCATCGTATGGCAAAAACTTTTTTACAACGATTCTGAGGCTTGGTCAAGAAAAAGAAGAAATAAAAGTCGTAGCAGATCAAATTGGAACTCCCACATGGGCAAGGGATCTAGCTTGGTTTGTCTATGAGGCACTTGGAACGAATGCTTCTGGAATCTATCATTTCACAAATGAGGGAGTTGCTAGTTGGTATGATTTCGCACATACTATCGTTGATGCTATGGGACTGGATTGTAATGTTCTGCCCATCACAACGGAGCAGTATCCAACAGCTGCAAAAAGACCAAGCTATAGCGTGTTAAATAAAGAAAAGACTCGCAAAGAATTTGGTTTCGAGAACAACCATTGGCGTGATGCAGTGCTCGCTCTTGCTGCAGAGCTAATGGATGGAATGGACGAAGGCGAGGAAGAGGAATAG
- a CDS encoding Fic family protein, producing MSSTKRDRAIMILQKEISVFVYDAVQLEGINFTLPEVQTLLEGVTIGGHKISDQNIAINQGLAWKQLISWIKDDEFELTITKACDLHAVAAKEDAPEWGKFRSGPVSIAGTNYKPPESKNLEFRFNQMIEESSEIADPINRAISVFLQMARNQFFYDVNKRMGRFFMNGILVNEGLPPINLPVIKKLEFNKLMLDYYPTGKEQAMNDFLRGCINPYHWEILKD from the coding sequence ATGTCATCTACTAAGCGCGACCGTGCTATTATGATTCTTCAGAAAGAAATTTCTGTTTTTGTGTATGATGCAGTTCAGCTAGAGGGAATCAATTTTACTCTTCCCGAAGTGCAAACTCTACTGGAAGGTGTAACGATCGGAGGACATAAAATATCTGATCAAAATATTGCAATCAACCAAGGACTTGCATGGAAGCAACTGATAAGTTGGATCAAGGATGATGAATTTGAATTAACTATTACTAAAGCCTGCGATCTACATGCAGTCGCGGCCAAAGAGGATGCTCCGGAATGGGGCAAATTTAGAAGTGGACCCGTATCAATAGCGGGAACAAACTACAAGCCTCCTGAATCAAAAAATTTAGAATTTCGATTCAATCAAATGATAGAAGAATCAAGTGAAATTGCTGATCCAATCAATCGTGCAATTTCTGTTTTTTTACAAATGGCGAGAAATCAGTTTTTCTATGACGTAAACAAACGCATGGGTAGATTTTTTATGAATGGAATATTAGTAAATGAAGGCTTGCCTCCGATCAATTTGCCTGTTATCAAAAAATTAGAATTCAATAAATTGATGCTAGATTATTATCCAACTGGTAAAGAGCAAGCAATGAATGATTTCCTACGTGGTTGTATAAACCCCTATCATTGGGAAATTCTAAAAGACTAA
- the purU gene encoding formyltetrahydrofolate deformylase yields MTEQQSLIENQVHVLWVQCNDKPGLIHAITAYLLAAEANIISNQEYVEPLDQIFFLRAEFQIKDSKQEIISEIKNCLSKSLPDQSIIEIDRLKKQKAVILASKEAHCLGDILLRSRFQEVNLEVLSVVANHKILEELTNDFHIPFIHISNENRERNIVESEIDEVLRKLNPDLIILAKYMRILSAEFTKKWAGKILNIHHSFLPAFVGAKPYTQAYLRGVKIIGATAHFVTSELDEGPIISQDVIPVNHAYSPEKLAMFGKDLERNVLARAVRLVIEKRVMVYKNRTIVFE; encoded by the coding sequence TTGACTGAACAACAATCATTAATCGAAAATCAAGTCCATGTACTTTGGGTTCAATGCAATGACAAGCCTGGACTCATTCACGCAATCACTGCTTACTTACTCGCAGCTGAAGCAAATATAATTTCAAACCAGGAATATGTTGAGCCATTAGATCAAATTTTTTTCTTGCGAGCTGAATTTCAGATCAAGGATTCGAAACAAGAGATTATTTCAGAAATAAAAAATTGCCTAAGTAAAAGTCTGCCAGATCAATCCATAATTGAAATTGACAGACTCAAAAAACAAAAAGCGGTAATACTTGCATCCAAAGAAGCACATTGCCTTGGCGATATTTTGCTAAGATCAAGATTTCAAGAAGTGAATCTAGAAGTTCTATCAGTTGTTGCAAATCATAAAATTCTTGAAGAACTTACAAACGACTTTCATATTCCGTTTATTCATATAAGCAATGAGAATAGGGAGAGAAATATTGTTGAGTCAGAAATTGATGAAGTTCTTAGAAAACTAAATCCTGATCTAATCATCCTCGCTAAATATATGCGAATTCTTTCTGCAGAATTTACCAAGAAATGGGCAGGTAAGATTCTAAATATCCATCATTCTTTTCTTCCTGCATTTGTTGGTGCCAAGCCCTATACTCAAGCTTATTTGCGTGGTGTCAAAATCATTGGTGCAACCGCACATTTCGTAACAAGTGAGTTGGATGAAGGCCCAATCATCTCTCAAGATGTGATACCTGTGAATCATGCTTATTCTCCTGAGAAATTGGCAATGTTCGGAAAGGACCTAGAACGAAATGTTCTTGCACGAGCAGTTCGATTGGTGATTGAAAAACGTGTAATGGTCTATAAAAACCGGACTATAGTTTTTGAATAA
- a CDS encoding nucleotidyltransferase family protein, giving the protein MNIQLDFKDFEILNTIFNRYNVSDSVSIYGSRAKGSAKKYSDLDVLLDFSNHDIDNKSNQAIFYELDEDLINSDLAFRVDLKNQSKLNQEFLGRISESLISWKRIQNEFRS; this is encoded by the coding sequence ATGAATATACAATTGGATTTTAAAGATTTCGAAATCCTCAATACGATTTTTAACCGATATAATGTATCCGATTCAGTTTCGATCTATGGATCTCGTGCGAAAGGTTCAGCTAAAAAATACTCAGATTTGGATGTGTTGTTAGATTTTTCGAACCATGATATAGACAATAAGTCCAATCAGGCTATCTTTTATGAATTAGATGAAGACTTAATCAATAGTGATCTTGCTTTCCGGGTTGATCTGAAGAATCAGAGTAAACTCAACCAAGAATTTCTAGGTCGAATCTCCGAAAGCTTAATTTCATGGAAAAGAATACAAAATGAGTTTAGATCTTAG